In Garra rufa chromosome 15, GarRuf1.0, whole genome shotgun sequence, a single genomic region encodes these proteins:
- the tas2r202 gene encoding taste receptor, type 2, member 202, whose product MLSSLDKLAAWVLTGFLAILTIFFNMYLLLINQRNYRKSAKHRLNPADFIITAISLASISLQVLTYFWQTMDVIDTVCHISLAGAILLVLIFSVKFIIFWSTAFLTFYYGTKLVVEPVHCYTRIQEAIVKHVHTALAVIVVSGFANCVPLLSVLTYYNGTSTGLSDCGSIMPTDTTGLAYVFYYVIISDIIPGIIMVKCSISISYHLAKHLLDMKASSNGAHGPKLGTQMRVIKMTLSLVVVFVVFVIVDIFTQMTVVLMRQNTLALTILFASIYTTVSAFVLVYGKKSYWKELIATYNLFLDEYPCLSSMKVEEVKTEPHEHSHGH is encoded by the coding sequence ATGCTGTCATCCTTGGACAAACTTGCGGCCTGGGTGTTGACCGGCTTCTTGGCGATTCTCACCATCTTCTTCAACATGTACCTTCTTCTGATCAACCAGAGGAACTACCGGAAAAGCGCGAAGCACAGACTGAACCCGGCCGACTTCATCATCACGGCCATCTCTCTAGCCAGCATCTCTCTGCAGGTTCTCACGTACTTCTGGCAGACAATGGATGTGATCGACACTGTGTGCCACATCAGCTTAGCGGGGGCCATCCTTCTGGTCCTCATCTTCAGCGTCAAGTTCATCATTTTCTGGAGCACGGCGTTCCTGACCTTCTACTACGGCACTAAACTGGTGGTGGAGCCCGTCCATTGCTACACGCGCATCCAGGAGGCCATCGTCAAACACGTCCACACTGCCCTTGCAGTGATCGTCGTGAGCGGCTTTGCCAATTGCGTTCCATTGCTGAGCGTGCTGACCTACTACAACGGTACCAGCACCGGGTTGAGCGACTGCGGGTCCATCATGCCCACCGACACCACCGGACTCGCCTACGTCTTCTACTATGTGATCATTTCCGACATCATTCCAGGAATCATAATGGTCAAATGCAGCATTTCTATCTCGTACCACCTGGCGAAACATCTTCTAGACATGAAGGCCAGCAGCAACGGTGCCCACGGGCCCAAGTTGGGCACGCAGATGCGAGTCATCAAGATGACTCTCAGTTTGGTGGTTGTGTTCGTTGTCTTTGTGATCGTGGATATCTTCACACAGATGACGGTTGTGCTCATGAGGCAGAACACACTGGCTCTGACCATTCTCTTCGCCAGCATCTACACCACAGTCAGCGCATTCGTGCTGGTTTATGGGAAGAAAAGCTACTGGAAGGAACTGATCGCGACGTATAACCTGTTTTTAGATGAGTACCCTTGCCTGAGCAGCATGAAGGTGGAAGAGGTCAAAACAGAACCGCATGAGCACAGCCATGGGCACTAA